The following proteins come from a genomic window of Clostridia bacterium:
- the rplC gene encoding 50S ribosomal protein L3, whose protein sequence is MNKAILGKKLGMTQIFSDDGTVIPVTVVEAGPCYVSQVKTDEKDGYNAVQFAFYDAKEKTVTKPLMGHLKKAGLGAKKYLKEFRLSDVSSYTSGKEVKCDIFKTGDIVDVSGVTRGRGFTGVIQRWNNHRLKMTHGTGPVHREVGSMGANSTPSRVMKNKKMPGHYGHENATIQNLEVVKVDAEKNIMLIRGSVPGPKGGLVAVRQAVKSAK, encoded by the coding sequence ATGAACAAAGCTATATTAGGTAAAAAATTAGGAATGACACAAATATTTTCCGATGACGGCACGGTTATCCCTGTTACTGTTGTGGAAGCAGGTCCGTGTTATGTTTCGCAAGTAAAAACAGACGAAAAAGACGGTTATAACGCCGTTCAGTTTGCTTTTTATGATGCAAAGGAAAAAACTGTGACAAAACCCCTTATGGGACATTTGAAAAAAGCAGGACTAGGCGCAAAGAAATATTTGAAGGAATTCAGACTGTCTGATGTTTCTTCTTACACTTCTGGCAAAGAAGTTAAATGCGACATATTCAAGACTGGTGACATAGTTGACGTTAGCGGTGTTACAAGAGGTAGAGGTTTTACAGGCGTAATTCAACGCTGGAACAATCATCGTCTTAAGATGACACACGGTACTGGCCCTGTTCATAGAGAAGTCGGCTCAATGGGAGCTAACAGCACACCCAGCAGAGTTATGAAAAACAAAAAGATGCCCGGACATTATGGACATGAAAATGCAACCATCCAAAACTTAGAAGTTGTAAAAGTGGATGCTGAAAAAAATATAATGCTTATTAGAGGTTCGGTTCCCGGACCCAAAGGCGGATTAGTTGCTGTCCGTCAGGCTGTTAAGTCCGCGAAATAA
- the rpsJ gene encoding 30S ribosomal protein S10, protein MAGQRIRINLKAYEHDLVDQSAAKIVDTAKKTGGKVSGPIPLPTEKEIITILRAPHKYKDSREQFEIRTHKRLIDIYSPSAKTVDSLMKLDLPAGVDIKIKL, encoded by the coding sequence ATGGCAGGACAAAGAATCAGAATTAATCTCAAAGCTTATGAGCATGACTTAGTAGATCAGTCAGCTGCTAAGATTGTAGATACAGCCAAGAAGACAGGCGGCAAGGTAAGCGGACCTATCCCTCTTCCTACTGAGAAAGAAATTATTACAATTTTGCGTGCTCCTCACAAATATAAGGATTCGAGAGAGCAGTTTGAGATAAGAACACACAAGCGTTTGATAGATATTTACAGCCCGTCAGCCAAGACAGTGGACAGCCTTATGAAGCTGGACTTGCCTGCAGGTGTTGATATCAAGATCAAGCTGTAA